In Pseudomonas alcaliphila JAB1, a single window of DNA contains:
- the grpE gene encoding nucleotide exchange factor GrpE, with protein sequence MDRCTSMANAPELMSGYLYSVFSFSGNPPYCPLKAVELTPYRRQERESVSRQFFREEKGMADEQTLDTQNSEAQAAEAVAPGDDLAARVQTLEEQLAAAQDQSLRVAADLQNVRRRAEQDVEKAHKFALEKFAGDLLPVIDSLERGLELSSPDDVSIKAVREGMQLTLKLFHDTLARYNLEAIDPHGAPFNPEHHQAMAMEESIHAEPNSVLKVFQKGYLLNGRLLRPAMVVVSKAPTTPPPSIDEQA encoded by the coding sequence ACAGTGTTTTTTCTTTCTCTGGCAATCCTCCCTATTGCCCCTTGAAAGCTGTGGAATTGACTCCATATAGGCGGCAGGAGCGCGAGTCGGTATCGCGCCAGTTTTTTCGAGAGGAGAAAGGCATGGCTGACGAACAGACCCTGGATACGCAGAATTCCGAGGCGCAGGCAGCAGAAGCTGTGGCGCCTGGTGACGACCTGGCTGCTCGCGTGCAAACGCTGGAAGAGCAACTGGCCGCTGCACAGGATCAGTCGCTGCGCGTGGCTGCCGACCTGCAAAACGTGCGTCGTCGCGCGGAGCAGGATGTAGAGAAGGCACACAAATTTGCGCTGGAAAAGTTCGCCGGCGATCTGTTGCCGGTAATCGACAGTCTGGAGCGCGGCCTGGAGCTGTCCAGCCCTGACGATGTGTCGATCAAGGCCGTGCGTGAGGGCATGCAACTGACCCTCAAGCTGTTCCACGACACCCTGGCTCGCTACAACCTGGAAGCCATCGACCCGCATGGTGCGCCGTTCAACCCGGAGCATCACCAGGCCATGGCCATGGAAGAGAGCATCCACGCCGAGCCGAACTCGGTGCTCAAGGTGTTCCAGAAAGGCTATCTGCTCAACGGTCGCCTGCTGCGCCCGGCCATGGTCGTGGTCAGCAAGGCACCAACCACGCCGCCGCCGAGTATCGACGAGCAGGCTTGA